One region of Carya illinoinensis cultivar Pawnee chromosome 8, C.illinoinensisPawnee_v1, whole genome shotgun sequence genomic DNA includes:
- the LOC122318425 gene encoding uncharacterized protein LOC122318425 isoform X2 produces MMRGCLCHFTVKRLYTRPLLALIIYNQRKHVDKTGAPCHGRLDRDALGTRAMYAPRISEELRQKVMSMLYVGISLDNVIQHHMEVVQGHGGPHNRDDFLTRNDVRNMERLIRNSSHDLHANDECSIKMWVQRHQKHVFYFQENSSSEPFILGIQTEWQLQQMLHYGNNGSIASHSTFGLKKLKYPLCTLLVFDSSHNAIPVAWVITSSFVDQGIHKWIGLLAERIHAKDLRWRPNAFLVDDPSFEVSIIREVFQCRVLLCVWRIRRTWIRSLLKKCCNFDVQREMFKNLGWLLYCTRSGPNAVDAIEEFMQVFVDQCAFMDYFKIRWLPTIELWVSGVRSLPVASPEILAAIESYHLRLKSKLFNDQHANSWARVDWLIHFLTTEFHSLNWLEQYSVETGYLENLRDKSFSTNAWYQALHIVDIDVILDEQNLEFAKVISQTDRSLAYTVWNPGSEFALCDCPWSRVGNLCKHVIKVAILCKNRQVARPLLAAQIYRQTLLTLLQNPPDDPLVLEHAILHVTRLQQDIKGLEDLSSSGLLQPLLPEINSQVADNILIFPGLH; encoded by the exons ATGATGAGAGGTTGCCTTTGCCATTTCACTGTGAAACGATTGTATACCCGCCCTCTCCTAGCCCTCATCATCTATAATCAAAGAAAGCATGTAGATAAGACAGGAGCCCCATGTCATGGCAGACTTGATCGTGATGCTCTAGGGACAAGAGCCATGTATGCTCCAAGGATATCAGAAGAGTTGCGCCAAAAAGTGATGTCTATGCTTTATGTTGGGATATCTTTGGATAATGTAATTCAGCATCACATGGAGGTAGTTCAGGGGCATGGTGGACCCCATAATCGGGATGATTTTCTCACTCGAAATGATGTGCGTAACATGGAAAGGCTTATTCGTAACTCTTCTCACGACTTACATGCAAATGATGAATGCAGTATTAAAATGTGGGTCCAACGGCATCAAAAGCATGTATTCTACTTTCAGGAGAACTCCAGTTCAGAACCCTTTATCTTGGGAATACAGACAGAGTGGCAGCTGCAACAGATGCTCCATTATGGAAATAATGGTTCGATAGCTTCTCATTCGACATTTGGCTTGAAAAAACTTAAG TATCCCCTGTGTACTTTACTCGTTTTTGACTCATCCCACAATGCAATTCCGGTTGCTTGGGTCATTACCTCTTCTTTTGTCGATCAAGGTATCCATAAGTGGATTGGCTTACTTGCTGAAAGAATCCACGCCAAAGACCTCAGATGGAGACCCAATGCCTTTCTGGTAGATGATCCTTCTTTTGAGGTTTCCATTATAAG AGAGGTTTTCCAATGCCGGGTTCTATTATGTGTCTGGCGTATTCGGCGCACTTGGATAAGAAGTCTTTTAAAGAAATGCTGTAACTTTGATGTGCAGCGAGAGATGTTTAAGAACTTAGGCTGGCTTTTATATTGCACTAGAAGTGGGCCAAATGCTGTGGACGCAATTGAAGAGTTTATGCAAGTATTTGTTGATCAATGTGCATTTATGGATTATTTCAAGATCCGATGGCTACCAACCATAG AGTTGTGGGTTAGTGGTGTAAGGTCTCTTCCTGTGGCCAGTCCGGAGATTCTTGCTGCAATTGAGTCCTACCATTTGAGGTTAAAATCCAAGCTTTTCAATGATCAACATGCTAATTCCTGGGCAAGAGTTGACTGGTTGATCCACTTTCTGACGACGGAATTTCACTCCTTAAATTGGTTAGAACAATACAGCGTGGAGACTGGGTATCTTGAAAATCTGAGGGACAAGTCTTTCTCAACCAACGCTTGGTATCAGGCTTTACACATTGTTGACATTGATGTGATACTGGATGAGCAAAATCTTGAATTTGCAAAAGTCATTTCTCAAACAGACAGAAGCCTGGCATATACAGTTTGGAACCCTGGTTCGGAATTCGCCCTCTGTGATTGCCCCTGGTCAAGGGTGGGAAATCTGTGTAAGCATGTTATCAAGGTGgcaattttatgtaaaaatcgGCAGGTTGCAAGACCATTATTGGCTGCTCAAATTTATCGGCAGACATTGCTTACCCTTCTGCAGAACCCCCCTGATGATCCTCTAGTTCTGGAACATGCCATTTTACATGTCACTCGCTTGCAACAGGACATCAAGGGTTTAGAAGATTTGTCTAGTAGTGGCTTACTCCAACCATTACTTCCTGAGATTAACTCTCAAGTGGCAGATAATATTCTGATTTTTCCCGGTCTTCATTGA
- the LOC122318425 gene encoding uncharacterized protein LOC122318425 isoform X3 codes for MKGHETKMPRMEDILSLPVQDPPFAEFSAAHLKWVKVEGGRQGGDDIALIPYARVEDFVKGESSNAECPASFRIESSRKRPEGSITKPRVDGYLEYTLYWCSYGPEDYRESESGTGDVSNIKPASGKGSRPGRRHMMRGCLCHFTVKRLYTRPLLALIIYNQRKHVDKTGAPCHGRLDRDALGTRAMYAPRISEELRQKVMSMLYVGISLDNVIQHHMEVVQGHGGPHNRDDFLTRNDVRNMERLIRNSSHDLHANDECSIKMWVQRHQKHVFYFQENSSSEPFILGIQTEWQLQQMLHYGNNGSIASHSTFGLKKLKYPLCTLLVFDSSHNAIPVAWVITSSFVDQGIHKWIGLLAERIHAKDLRWRPNAFLVDDPSFEVSIIREVFQCRVLLCVWRIRRTWIRSLLKKCCNFDVQREMFKNLGWLLYCTRSGPNAVDAIEEFMQVFVDQCAFMDYFKIRWLPTIGPWISKTL; via the exons ATGAAAGGCCACGAAACAAAG ATGCCGAGAATGGAAGATATTCTTAGCCTTCCAGTGCAAGATCCTCCTTTTGCAGAGTTTTCTGCTGCTCATTTAAAGTGGGTAAAAGTAGAAGGTGGTCGCCAAGGTGGTGATGACATTGCTCTCATCCCTTATGCTAGAGTGGAAGATTTTGTCAAAGGAGAATCTTCTAATGCAGAATGCCCTGCTAGTTTCCGCATTGAGTCAAGTAGGAAGAGACCTGAGGGGAGCATCACCAAACCGAGGGTTGATGGCTATCTGGAGTACACATT GTACTGGTGTTCTTATGGTCCCGAAGACTACCGAGAAAGCGAGTCTGGAACGGGGGATGTCTCAAACATCAAGCCTGCATCAGGGAAGGGTAGCAGGCCAGGGAGGCGTCACATGATGAGAGGTTGCCTTTGCCATTTCACTGTGAAACGATTGTATACCCGCCCTCTCCTAGCCCTCATCATCTATAATCAAAGAAAGCATGTAGATAAGACAGGAGCCCCATGTCATGGCAGACTTGATCGTGATGCTCTAGGGACAAGAGCCATGTATGCTCCAAGGATATCAGAAGAGTTGCGCCAAAAAGTGATGTCTATGCTTTATGTTGGGATATCTTTGGATAATGTAATTCAGCATCACATGGAGGTAGTTCAGGGGCATGGTGGACCCCATAATCGGGATGATTTTCTCACTCGAAATGATGTGCGTAACATGGAAAGGCTTATTCGTAACTCTTCTCACGACTTACATGCAAATGATGAATGCAGTATTAAAATGTGGGTCCAACGGCATCAAAAGCATGTATTCTACTTTCAGGAGAACTCCAGTTCAGAACCCTTTATCTTGGGAATACAGACAGAGTGGCAGCTGCAACAGATGCTCCATTATGGAAATAATGGTTCGATAGCTTCTCATTCGACATTTGGCTTGAAAAAACTTAAG TATCCCCTGTGTACTTTACTCGTTTTTGACTCATCCCACAATGCAATTCCGGTTGCTTGGGTCATTACCTCTTCTTTTGTCGATCAAGGTATCCATAAGTGGATTGGCTTACTTGCTGAAAGAATCCACGCCAAAGACCTCAGATGGAGACCCAATGCCTTTCTGGTAGATGATCCTTCTTTTGAGGTTTCCATTATAAG AGAGGTTTTCCAATGCCGGGTTCTATTATGTGTCTGGCGTATTCGGCGCACTTGGATAAGAAGTCTTTTAAAGAAATGCTGTAACTTTGATGTGCAGCGAGAGATGTTTAAGAACTTAGGCTGGCTTTTATATTGCACTAGAAGTGGGCCAAATGCTGTGGACGCAATTGAAGAGTTTATGCAAGTATTTGTTGATCAATGTGCATTTATGGATTATTTCAAGATCCGATGGCTACCAACCATAG GACCATGGATCTCCAAAACATTGTGA
- the LOC122318425 gene encoding uncharacterized protein LOC122318425 isoform X1 — MKGHETKMPRMEDILSLPVQDPPFAEFSAAHLKWVKVEGGRQGGDDIALIPYARVEDFVKGESSNAECPASFRIESSRKRPEGSITKPRVDGYLEYTLYWCSYGPEDYRESESGTGDVSNIKPASGKGSRPGRRHMMRGCLCHFTVKRLYTRPLLALIIYNQRKHVDKTGAPCHGRLDRDALGTRAMYAPRISEELRQKVMSMLYVGISLDNVIQHHMEVVQGHGGPHNRDDFLTRNDVRNMERLIRNSSHDLHANDECSIKMWVQRHQKHVFYFQENSSSEPFILGIQTEWQLQQMLHYGNNGSIASHSTFGLKKLKYPLCTLLVFDSSHNAIPVAWVITSSFVDQGIHKWIGLLAERIHAKDLRWRPNAFLVDDPSFEVSIIREVFQCRVLLCVWRIRRTWIRSLLKKCCNFDVQREMFKNLGWLLYCTRSGPNAVDAIEEFMQVFVDQCAFMDYFKIRWLPTIELWVSGVRSLPVASPEILAAIESYHLRLKSKLFNDQHANSWARVDWLIHFLTTEFHSLNWLEQYSVETGYLENLRDKSFSTNAWYQALHIVDIDVILDEQNLEFAKVISQTDRSLAYTVWNPGSEFALCDCPWSRVGNLCKHVIKVAILCKNRQVARPLLAAQIYRQTLLTLLQNPPDDPLVLEHAILHVTRLQQDIKGLEDLSSSGLLQPLLPEINSQVADNILIFPGLH; from the exons ATGAAAGGCCACGAAACAAAG ATGCCGAGAATGGAAGATATTCTTAGCCTTCCAGTGCAAGATCCTCCTTTTGCAGAGTTTTCTGCTGCTCATTTAAAGTGGGTAAAAGTAGAAGGTGGTCGCCAAGGTGGTGATGACATTGCTCTCATCCCTTATGCTAGAGTGGAAGATTTTGTCAAAGGAGAATCTTCTAATGCAGAATGCCCTGCTAGTTTCCGCATTGAGTCAAGTAGGAAGAGACCTGAGGGGAGCATCACCAAACCGAGGGTTGATGGCTATCTGGAGTACACATT GTACTGGTGTTCTTATGGTCCCGAAGACTACCGAGAAAGCGAGTCTGGAACGGGGGATGTCTCAAACATCAAGCCTGCATCAGGGAAGGGTAGCAGGCCAGGGAGGCGTCACATGATGAGAGGTTGCCTTTGCCATTTCACTGTGAAACGATTGTATACCCGCCCTCTCCTAGCCCTCATCATCTATAATCAAAGAAAGCATGTAGATAAGACAGGAGCCCCATGTCATGGCAGACTTGATCGTGATGCTCTAGGGACAAGAGCCATGTATGCTCCAAGGATATCAGAAGAGTTGCGCCAAAAAGTGATGTCTATGCTTTATGTTGGGATATCTTTGGATAATGTAATTCAGCATCACATGGAGGTAGTTCAGGGGCATGGTGGACCCCATAATCGGGATGATTTTCTCACTCGAAATGATGTGCGTAACATGGAAAGGCTTATTCGTAACTCTTCTCACGACTTACATGCAAATGATGAATGCAGTATTAAAATGTGGGTCCAACGGCATCAAAAGCATGTATTCTACTTTCAGGAGAACTCCAGTTCAGAACCCTTTATCTTGGGAATACAGACAGAGTGGCAGCTGCAACAGATGCTCCATTATGGAAATAATGGTTCGATAGCTTCTCATTCGACATTTGGCTTGAAAAAACTTAAG TATCCCCTGTGTACTTTACTCGTTTTTGACTCATCCCACAATGCAATTCCGGTTGCTTGGGTCATTACCTCTTCTTTTGTCGATCAAGGTATCCATAAGTGGATTGGCTTACTTGCTGAAAGAATCCACGCCAAAGACCTCAGATGGAGACCCAATGCCTTTCTGGTAGATGATCCTTCTTTTGAGGTTTCCATTATAAG AGAGGTTTTCCAATGCCGGGTTCTATTATGTGTCTGGCGTATTCGGCGCACTTGGATAAGAAGTCTTTTAAAGAAATGCTGTAACTTTGATGTGCAGCGAGAGATGTTTAAGAACTTAGGCTGGCTTTTATATTGCACTAGAAGTGGGCCAAATGCTGTGGACGCAATTGAAGAGTTTATGCAAGTATTTGTTGATCAATGTGCATTTATGGATTATTTCAAGATCCGATGGCTACCAACCATAG AGTTGTGGGTTAGTGGTGTAAGGTCTCTTCCTGTGGCCAGTCCGGAGATTCTTGCTGCAATTGAGTCCTACCATTTGAGGTTAAAATCCAAGCTTTTCAATGATCAACATGCTAATTCCTGGGCAAGAGTTGACTGGTTGATCCACTTTCTGACGACGGAATTTCACTCCTTAAATTGGTTAGAACAATACAGCGTGGAGACTGGGTATCTTGAAAATCTGAGGGACAAGTCTTTCTCAACCAACGCTTGGTATCAGGCTTTACACATTGTTGACATTGATGTGATACTGGATGAGCAAAATCTTGAATTTGCAAAAGTCATTTCTCAAACAGACAGAAGCCTGGCATATACAGTTTGGAACCCTGGTTCGGAATTCGCCCTCTGTGATTGCCCCTGGTCAAGGGTGGGAAATCTGTGTAAGCATGTTATCAAGGTGgcaattttatgtaaaaatcgGCAGGTTGCAAGACCATTATTGGCTGCTCAAATTTATCGGCAGACATTGCTTACCCTTCTGCAGAACCCCCCTGATGATCCTCTAGTTCTGGAACATGCCATTTTACATGTCACTCGCTTGCAACAGGACATCAAGGGTTTAGAAGATTTGTCTAGTAGTGGCTTACTCCAACCATTACTTCCTGAGATTAACTCTCAAGTGGCAGATAATATTCTGATTTTTCCCGGTCTTCATTGA